ACTGGTTACATACTTCCTTGACTCTTATTCTATTGAGATAGGTAACAAAAGTTACACCACAATGCTTTTTAAAATATCGACAAAATGCCTGTGGAGTAAGATTTGCATGGTCAGCAACATCTTCCAGCGTAATTTCGTCTTTATAGTGCTCCTTAATATAATTGCAGATGATATTAATGCGATTTGATCCGTGCATCGTATCAAAGGCAACTTCCACCCGTTCGTTACAAAGTGCTTCCGCCTCCCGTGAAATATTTGCCAATGCTCTTTATAAATAGAAAAAGTGCATTAACTTATCCATTTGGTCCGCAGATTTTAATAAACAGACCCTTTCTGCTATTTGGGAAAAATATGAATCGGGAACCTTAAACCCTCTTGAGTTGTTATAAATAAACTGATTCAACGATTCAAATTCCTCCAGAGAAAAAAGCGATTTAAGCTTACCATTTGGATCAAAAAAAATGGAAACAGAGCGCGACTCATTTGAAAACCCGTCCTGAGAAGCGGACTTAAATACGTGTGGTTGATTCGCGCCCAAAAAGAAAATATCATTTTCTTTAAAGGGATGTAAGGTATCTTCCACAATCAAAACTCCCTTACCTTTTTTTATCCACATTAATTGAGCTTCTTGATGTCGATGGAAATGAGGATAAAAAGTTTCCAATATATCTTCTTGAATTGTTAGACTCTGTCCTCGCATGGTCGGCACATTAAATTGGAGCGTTTTCATATAGGTTTGTTTAGTTTTATGTTTACTGTTTAGTAACATAAATATAACAACTCCAAAGCAACAACACGACTTGGAAATAAAACATAAAAATACTATACTAAAATATGTTTAGTATTCGACAATATTTAATAATCCTCTAATAATACCACGCACAAAACAACGAATTGACAATAAAAACCCATTTATATTGGAAAAATGGGTTAAAATACAATTAGACTTTGATAAATTGTGATAATTATTATTCAATAGAAAGATTGAACTTTATTAAATTTCGTTTTTAGCACTTTTTAGTATAAAAAACGGAGAACATATCATTTGTAACAAGAACAAACACTACACATTAAAGAAAGACCTTTTAAATAAATCATTTTGAAGCGCATAAATTTTACGATATTCGTATTACACAATAGGCACCTAATTAGACAATCCAACTTCAAATAATTCCCAAAACTTATGTTCAAAAAAGAAGTATATCTTAATCGCCGAAATAATCTATTATCAAAGTTCACAACCGGCAAAATTCTTTTGCTAGGCAACATTGAAAATCCGATCAATTTTGAGCACAATACCTATCCATTTCGCCAAGACAGCAGCTTCTTATATTATATAGGTATCAAAAGTCCACGTTTGGCGGCTGTACTGGACACTGATAAAAACGAGACCATACTATTTGGTGATGAAATGACCATTGACGATATTGTTTGGATGGGTCAACAGCAGACCTTAGCTGAAAAGGCTGATCTTTCGGGTATCAGCAAAATCCTGCCTTTCAATCAACTCTTCGACTACCTTAACAAAGGAAAACAGGAAGATATTCACTACCTTCCTCCTTATCAGTCGCATAATAAATTATTGCTTGAGCAACTAACCGGCTTTCCTGCAAATCAGCTCCAGCCCTCTGTGGCTTTGATTAAAGCTGTCGTCGCACAACGGAGCATCAAATCGACAGAAGAAATTATTGAACTAGAGAAAGCCGTAGATATTGCCGTTGAGATGCACCGCATCGCTATACGCATGACAAAACCTGATTGTTATGAATATCAGATCAGTAATGCCATGCAACATTTTGCCCAAAATCAGGGAACGTCCTTCTCCTATCCGCCGATAGTTACAAAACGGGGTGAAATATTACACAATCATATGCAATTTCACCAACTTTATGCAGGTGACCTCCTGCTCAATGATTCGGGCGTCGAGACCGCTATGGGCTATGCTTCAGACTTGACCAGGACCTTTCCCGTAGGAAAACGCTTCACTGCGCTACAAGAGGAAATGTACCAAATCGTCTTACATGCGTTTAAGACGGCAGAACAGCTGCTGACCTCCGGAATCCACTTTAAAGAAATTCATCTAAAAGCTTGTGAAGCGCTTGTCGACGGACTTATACAAACAGGATTTATGAAAGGTAATGCGCAAGATGCCGTCGCGAATCATGCCCATGCGCTTTTCTTTCAGTGTGGACTCGGCCATATGCTCGGTCTTGATGTGCATGATATGGAGGATCTCGGTGAACAATATGTTGGATATACCGAAGCGGAACCGAAAGACACCCAAACTTTTGGCATTAAATCGCTGCGGCTAGGTAAGAAGCTGGAAGCGGGCAATGTGCTAACCATTGAACCCGGCATCTATATTATTCCGGAATTAACGCAGCTTTGGGAGCAACAAAATTTACACAAAGAATTTGTCAACTATGATTTCTTAAATAAACACCTCGATTTTGGTGGGGTTCGTATTGAAGACAATTACCTGATCGAGCAGAATGGTTACCGACGTCTCGGACAATACCTTGAACGTGAAATCCAGGAAATCTATCAGCTCAAAGACAACCCTATTGACTAAATAAACTCATGATAAAACCCTAAAAGTGTCGTTAATCCCATTTAAGGGACAGATACACGTAAACAGATAAACAAATGAACAGAATTAAACAGTTAGTCCTCCTTATTCTTCTACTGGTTTTTTATGCCCCAAATTTACTTGTTGCACAGCGATTGTGGACAGATCAGGGTGACCAGTATTATGAATTTTCCGACAAGGGAATAGAAACGGTAAATCCGATAAATGGAATGCGAACAGTCTTCCTTTCGCAACAATTACTTATTCCGAAAGGCGCAACGGCAGCCTTAAAAGTCGAAAATTTTTCCATCTCCAAAAATAAGGAGCTTATTTTGATCTATACCAATAGCAAAAGAGTATGGCGAGAGAATACGCGAGGTGACTATTGGGTTTACAACAAGAAGACCAATCAATTGCAACAGCTGGGCAAGAAATTCCCGGCCTCACAACTGATGTTTGCGAAGTTCAATCCGCAAGCGGATAAAGTAGCATACGTGAACAAAGCTGACCATAATATCTACCTAGAGGATCTCAACAATGGTAGCATCGTTGCCGTTACCAACGATGGAACAGACCGTTTAATCAATGGCACATTCGACTGGGTGTATGAGGAAGAATTTGGCTGTAAAGATGGTTTCCGTTGGTCTCCAGATGGCACTTCCCTTGCTTATTGGAAACTTGACGCCCGCAACATCCGCAATTTTCTAATGATCAACAATACCGATAGCCTCTACTCCTACACCATTCCCGTAGAGTATCCTAAAGTTGGA
The DNA window shown above is from Sphingobacterium thalpophilum and carries:
- a CDS encoding AraC family transcriptional regulator, translating into MANISREAEALCNERVEVAFDTMHGSNRINIICNYIKEHYKDEITLEDVADHANLTPQAFCRYFKKHCGVTFVTYLNRIRVKEVCNQLNEDHLDSVSFIAYNCGFNSITNFNRVFKQIVGCNPKEYVQQYKQTLYSVI
- a CDS encoding AraC family ligand binding domain-containing protein yields the protein MKTLQFNVPTMRGQSLTIQEDILETFYPHFHRHQEAQLMWIKKGKGVLIVEDTLHPFKENDIFFLGANQPHVFKSASQDGFSNESRSVSIFFDPNGKLKSLFSLEEFESLNQFIYNNSRGFKVPDSYFSQIAERVCLLKSADQMDKLMHFFYL
- a CDS encoding aminopeptidase P family protein; this encodes MFKKEVYLNRRNNLLSKFTTGKILLLGNIENPINFEHNTYPFRQDSSFLYYIGIKSPRLAAVLDTDKNETILFGDEMTIDDIVWMGQQQTLAEKADLSGISKILPFNQLFDYLNKGKQEDIHYLPPYQSHNKLLLEQLTGFPANQLQPSVALIKAVVAQRSIKSTEEIIELEKAVDIAVEMHRIAIRMTKPDCYEYQISNAMQHFAQNQGTSFSYPPIVTKRGEILHNHMQFHQLYAGDLLLNDSGVETAMGYASDLTRTFPVGKRFTALQEEMYQIVLHAFKTAEQLLTSGIHFKEIHLKACEALVDGLIQTGFMKGNAQDAVANHAHALFFQCGLGHMLGLDVHDMEDLGEQYVGYTEAEPKDTQTFGIKSLRLGKKLEAGNVLTIEPGIYIIPELTQLWEQQNLHKEFVNYDFLNKHLDFGGVRIEDNYLIEQNGYRRLGQYLEREIQEIYQLKDNPID